In Carya illinoinensis cultivar Pawnee chromosome 6, C.illinoinensisPawnee_v1, whole genome shotgun sequence, a single genomic region encodes these proteins:
- the LOC122314476 gene encoding homeobox-leucine zipper protein ATHB-13-like: MIGNGMAFFSANFLLQTPHEDDNQHPTSLNPILPSCTPQEFHGVASFLGKRSLSFSGVELGEEGNGEDDLSDDGSQVGEKKRRLNMEQVKTLEKNFELGNKLEPERKIQLARALGLQPRQIAIWFQNRRARWKTKQLEKDYDLLKRQFEAIKADNDVLQAQNQKLQAEIVALKNREPTESINLNKETEGSCSNRSENSSEIKLDISRTPAIDSPLPTHPISRTLFPSSVRPPGVAQLFQNSSRPDLQCQKMDQIVKEESLSNMFCGMDDQSAFWPWLEQQHFN, from the exons ATGATTGGTAATGGGATGGCTTTCTTCTCAGCAAATTTCCTGCTACAAACCCCTCATGAAGATGACAATCAACATCCCACTTCTCTCAATCCAATCTTACCATCATGCACACCTCAAGAGTTTcatg GAGTTGCATCCTTCCTAGGAAAGAGATCCCTGTCATTTTCAGGTGTTGAATTgggagaagaaggaaatggggAGGATGACTTGTCTGATGATGGTTCACAGGTAGGGGAGAAGAAAAGGAGGCTTAACATGGAACAGGTGAAGACCCTTGAGAAGAACTTCGAGTTGGGGAACAAGCTTGAGCCAGAGAGGAAAATCCAGCTGGCGAGGGCTCTTGGTCTGCAGCCAAGACAGATTGCTATATGGTTCCAAAACAGGAGGGCCAGGTGGAAGACTAAGCAGTTGGAGAAAGACTATGATCTGCTCAAAAGACAGTTTGAAGCAATCAAAGCAGATAATGATGTTCTCCAAGCTCAGAACCAGAAACTTCAAGCAGAG ATAGTGGCTCTAAAAAACAGAGAACCAACAGAATCTATCAACCTCAATAAAGAAACCGAGGGTTCCTGCAGCAACAGAAGTGAGAACAGCTCTGAGATCAAGCTGGATATCTCAAGGACACCGGCCATTGACAGTCCTTTACCCACTCATCCAATCAGCAGAACACTCTTTCCATCCTCTGTAAGGCCTCCAGGTGTGGCTCAGCTCTTCCAAAACTCATCAAGACCTGACCTCCAATGCCAGAAGATGGATCAAATCGTCAAAGAAGAAAGCCTAAGCAACATGTTCTGCGGCATGGACGATCAATCCGCGTTCTGGCCGTGGTTGGAGCAACAGCATTTTAACTGA